In one Pseudarthrobacter oxydans genomic region, the following are encoded:
- a CDS encoding biotin carboxylase N-terminal domain-containing protein: MRKVLIANRGEIAVRIARACEDAGLESVAVYADVDADAMHVGAATEAYSLGGNAPSETYLDIPKLLAVAKESGADAVHPGYGFLSENADFAQAVLDSGLTWIGPAPEAIRLLGNKITAREIAVRAGAPLVAGSDGPVASAGEARAFAEEHGLPIAIKAAFGGGGRGLKVVREMDQIEEAFDSAVREAVVAFGRGECFVERYLDRPRHVEAQVLADRHGNVVVVGTRDCSLQRRHQKLVEEAPAPFLTEQQTRQIYAAAKAVCREAAYTGAGTVEFLVAADGTVAFLEVNTRLQVEHPITEETTGVDLVQEQLRIAAGEPLRLAADPEPRGHSFEFRLNAEDVGRGFLPSPGTIATFSGPTGPGIRLDSGVRAGSIVAPQFDSLLAKLIVTGADRQQALRRARRALAEMEITGVATVLPFHRAVVQAPDFTSETALRIHTRWIETDFAGSIPADPGFSTTAPDGARRTITVDVDGRRLAVGLPAALLDGWARSGAGLPAGVSPAGHSSEGERDGGAAAPIVDPSELRADMAGTVVKWLVEPGAEVAAGDPVVVLEAMKMETQVAAHRGGTVTEIRAKAGGVVSAGAVLATIAG; encoded by the coding sequence ATGCGCAAGGTCCTGATTGCCAACCGCGGAGAAATCGCCGTCCGCATCGCCCGCGCCTGCGAGGACGCCGGCCTGGAGTCCGTCGCCGTGTACGCGGACGTCGACGCGGACGCCATGCACGTCGGCGCCGCCACGGAGGCCTACAGCCTGGGCGGCAACGCGCCGTCGGAAACCTACCTGGATATCCCCAAGCTGCTTGCTGTCGCCAAGGAGTCCGGAGCGGACGCGGTGCACCCGGGATACGGGTTCCTGTCGGAGAACGCCGACTTCGCCCAGGCCGTGCTGGACTCCGGCCTGACCTGGATCGGGCCGGCACCGGAGGCCATAAGGCTGCTGGGCAACAAGATCACGGCCCGCGAAATCGCCGTCCGGGCAGGCGCGCCCCTGGTGGCCGGCAGCGACGGGCCGGTGGCCTCGGCCGGCGAGGCACGTGCCTTCGCGGAAGAACACGGCCTGCCCATCGCCATCAAGGCAGCCTTCGGCGGCGGCGGACGCGGGCTCAAAGTGGTCCGTGAAATGGACCAGATCGAGGAAGCCTTCGACTCGGCGGTCCGGGAAGCGGTGGTGGCCTTCGGCCGCGGCGAGTGCTTCGTGGAGCGGTACCTGGACCGGCCCCGGCACGTGGAAGCGCAGGTCCTGGCGGACCGGCACGGCAACGTGGTGGTGGTGGGAACGCGCGACTGCTCCCTCCAGCGCCGGCACCAGAAGCTGGTGGAGGAGGCGCCCGCGCCCTTCCTCACCGAACAGCAGACCCGCCAGATTTACGCCGCCGCCAAGGCAGTCTGCCGCGAAGCCGCCTATACGGGGGCGGGGACGGTGGAGTTCCTGGTGGCCGCCGACGGCACGGTGGCGTTCCTCGAGGTGAACACGCGCCTGCAGGTGGAACACCCCATCACCGAGGAGACCACCGGGGTGGACCTGGTCCAGGAGCAGTTGCGGATCGCTGCCGGTGAGCCCCTGCGCCTCGCAGCCGATCCCGAACCCCGCGGGCATTCGTTCGAATTCCGGCTCAACGCCGAGGATGTGGGGCGGGGGTTCCTGCCCTCGCCCGGAACCATCGCCACGTTCAGCGGCCCAACGGGTCCAGGCATCCGGCTGGATTCGGGAGTCCGGGCCGGATCCATCGTTGCGCCGCAGTTCGATTCGCTGCTGGCCAAGCTGATCGTCACCGGCGCCGACAGGCAGCAGGCGCTCCGCCGGGCCCGCCGTGCGCTGGCGGAAATGGAAATCACCGGCGTGGCAACCGTGCTGCCGTTCCACCGGGCCGTCGTCCAGGCGCCGGACTTCACCTCGGAAACCGCGCTCCGCATCCACACCCGGTGGATCGAAACGGACTTCGCGGGATCCATCCCGGCGGATCCCGGGTTCAGCACAACCGCTCCGGACGGTGCCCGGCGCACCATCACCGTCGATGTCGACGGCCGGCGCCTCGCCGTCGGCCTTCCCGCGGCCCTGCTGGACGGCTGGGCACGTTCCGGCGCCGGCCTGCCTGCAGGCGTTTCGCCGGCCGGGCATTCTTCGGAGGGGGAGCGCGACGGCGGCGCCGCGGCTCCCATTGTGGACCCCAGTGAGCTGCGGGCCGACATGGCGGGGACCGTGGTGAAGTGGCTCGTGGAACCGGGTGCCGAAGTGGCGGCGGGGGACCCCGTCGTCGTCCTTGAGGCCATGAAGATGGAAACCCAGGTTGCCGCCCACCGCGGCGGCACCGTCACGGAGATCCGGGCGAAAGCAGGCGGCGTAGTGAGTGCCGGGGCAGTCCTGGCGACGATCGCGGGTTAA
- a CDS encoding LysR family transcriptional regulator: protein MIDPRLITLRVFARCGTIGGTAELTGYSPSAVSAQLRELQRVLGMQLLAKDGRGVRLTATGRFLVAGSDPLIAQWESLRAAAMEAGDQVQSHFGLGGFSSAAAQLLAPLAATLRSTHPLLEVQVLEADPARCFDLLIAERIDLAVIVAMQSDSYGEDDPRFEQRVLLDDPLDVIIPGDHPLASRQTATLEELASEPWITESAGSTYHSLFTAAFTAVGVTPRIAHEAVEWETHIAFVGAGLGVGLLPRLAPLHGAENVVRLRITGQTKPTRRIVAAVRRGSIASPLIQESLGILQVNANRILTARPEENL, encoded by the coding sequence ATGATCGATCCGAGGCTCATCACACTTCGCGTGTTCGCCCGGTGCGGCACAATAGGCGGGACCGCGGAGCTCACGGGCTATTCTCCATCTGCCGTCTCCGCGCAATTGCGGGAGCTGCAGCGCGTGCTGGGAATGCAGCTGCTGGCGAAGGACGGCCGGGGCGTGCGGCTTACCGCCACGGGACGCTTTCTCGTGGCGGGCTCGGATCCCCTCATTGCCCAATGGGAGAGCCTGCGCGCCGCAGCCATGGAGGCCGGCGACCAGGTGCAGAGCCACTTTGGCCTCGGCGGATTCTCCTCTGCAGCCGCCCAGTTGCTCGCACCGCTGGCCGCCACGCTGCGCTCAACACACCCCCTGCTGGAGGTGCAGGTCCTTGAGGCTGATCCGGCCCGCTGCTTCGACTTGTTGATTGCGGAACGAATCGACCTTGCAGTTATCGTCGCCATGCAGTCCGACAGTTACGGTGAGGACGATCCGCGCTTCGAGCAGAGAGTCCTGCTCGACGATCCGCTGGACGTGATCATTCCCGGTGACCATCCGCTTGCATCACGCCAAACAGCGACGCTTGAAGAGCTGGCATCGGAACCCTGGATCACGGAGTCCGCCGGATCCACCTATCATTCCCTCTTCACCGCGGCGTTCACGGCAGTCGGGGTGACACCGCGGATTGCCCATGAAGCCGTTGAATGGGAAACCCACATCGCATTCGTGGGTGCGGGGCTGGGCGTCGGCCTGCTGCCCCGGCTGGCGCCTTTGCATGGTGCCGAAAACGTGGTTCGGCTACGCATCACCGGTCAAACGAAGCCCACGCGCCGCATTGTCGCGGCCGTGCGCAGGGGCAGCATCGCCTCACCCCTGATCCAGGAGTCGCTCGGCATCCTGCAGGTCAACGCCAATCGGATCCTCACCGCCCGGCCCGAAGAGAATCTCTGA
- a CDS encoding SRPBCC family protein, producing MTASVNVPLNSRGRLAASLPAEQLAEITALFEFRRTGYSLDAPFYTDPSIFKIDMEAIFGQHWIFAASTAELPEPGDYVTVDYGPYSLIVLRNDDGAVNVLHNVCRHRGARVLTEAAGSTGNLVCGYHSWTYSPEGNLIHASAPGETKFDKSCFGLKRAHGREVAGLIFVCIADEPPADFDETSKIFEPYLAPHDLSKTKIAYQQNIIEEGNWKLVMENNRECYHCDGHPELACSLFPTWGLTEGLIPPHLEEVWDRNKEAQSSLEERCRRYGLPYEVVEQLDTRIAGIRISRESLDGEGESFSADGRRLSKKLLGDLPDFRLGRCSMHLQPNSWFHFLGDHVITFAVFPINEHQSLVRTTWLVADDAVEGVDYDLEKLTHTWKQTNLQDKAFVELCQQGAGSPAYEPGPYMKSEYQVEAFINWYVQRVQEHLA from the coding sequence ATGACTGCTTCAGTGAACGTGCCCCTCAATTCACGCGGAAGACTCGCTGCATCATTGCCTGCCGAGCAGCTGGCGGAAATTACCGCGTTGTTTGAGTTCCGGCGCACTGGATACTCCCTCGATGCCCCCTTCTACACCGATCCCTCGATCTTCAAAATCGACATGGAGGCCATCTTCGGCCAGCACTGGATCTTTGCCGCCAGCACCGCCGAACTGCCGGAGCCGGGCGACTACGTCACGGTCGACTATGGGCCCTACTCCCTGATTGTGCTGCGCAACGACGATGGTGCCGTGAACGTCCTGCACAACGTATGCCGGCACCGCGGCGCCCGCGTTCTCACCGAGGCTGCCGGTTCAACCGGAAACCTGGTCTGCGGCTACCACTCCTGGACCTACTCGCCGGAGGGCAATTTGATCCATGCCTCCGCCCCGGGGGAAACGAAGTTCGACAAGAGCTGCTTCGGCCTCAAGCGCGCCCACGGACGCGAGGTCGCCGGACTCATTTTCGTCTGCATTGCGGATGAACCGCCGGCGGACTTTGACGAGACCTCAAAGATCTTTGAGCCCTACCTGGCGCCCCACGATCTCTCGAAGACAAAAATCGCCTACCAGCAGAACATCATTGAAGAGGGCAACTGGAAGCTCGTCATGGAGAACAACCGTGAGTGCTACCACTGCGACGGCCACCCTGAGCTCGCCTGCTCCCTCTTCCCCACCTGGGGCCTGACGGAAGGCCTGATCCCGCCCCATCTTGAGGAAGTGTGGGACCGGAACAAGGAGGCCCAGTCCTCCCTTGAGGAGCGTTGCCGCCGCTACGGCCTTCCCTACGAGGTGGTCGAGCAGCTTGACACGCGCATCGCGGGAATCCGCATCTCACGGGAATCGCTCGATGGAGAGGGCGAATCGTTCTCCGCGGACGGTCGGAGGCTTTCCAAGAAGCTGCTGGGTGACTTGCCCGACTTCCGCCTTGGCCGCTGCTCGATGCACCTGCAGCCCAACAGCTGGTTCCATTTCCTCGGCGACCACGTCATCACGTTCGCTGTCTTCCCCATCAACGAACACCAGAGCCTCGTACGCACCACCTGGCTGGTGGCCGACGACGCAGTGGAAGGCGTCGACTACGACCTGGAGAAGCTCACCCACACCTGGAAGCAGACGAACCTGCAGGACAAGGCGTTCGTGGAGCTGTGCCAGCAGGGCGCCGGCAGTCCCGCCTACGAGCCCGGGCCCTACATGAAGAGCGAATACCAGGTCGAGGCATTCATCAACTGGTACGTGCAGCGCGTGCAGGAGCACTTGGCGTGA
- a CDS encoding ferredoxin reductase: protein MIELLTETAIQEPQRIRGLEMPWNRVMGNTETPARAARALGPWHPQEFMAECVETVPEAGAMMTFVFRRCDGAPLAFRAGQYVNVAFPVNGEDQEPVDRSYSLSSSPTEPWTFSITVKCDPTGLVSPWVHENVKPGTVLEMLGPVGAFHLPDADRRARYLLLAAGAGITPIMSMVRTIHSLPGHADVVVLYHGSDPGGFAFHRELAYIASVDSRVKVYYSLGDRSVPEGWEGLRGRLTAATLEEVAPDANGRQVYACGPEGYLNTATELLKKVGVDDTSIYMEFFSGDRQTLLEYQAEVALAADVAEEIAEEISESAEDYFESQPAAFGLYEPGYDADGTLQASGMPLEIADPDTPGSDPSADSPGGEPEAGSPDASSFDTVGTGSLTMSFMRTGINVRIDPTERILEVAQRAGVRIGANCKEGMCGSCKVVKLSGEIEMNHQGGIRAREISAGKFLPCCSTAQTDLVIDA, encoded by the coding sequence GTGATTGAACTCCTCACTGAAACGGCAATCCAGGAACCACAGCGTATTCGCGGTCTTGAGATGCCGTGGAACAGGGTGATGGGAAACACCGAAACACCCGCCCGGGCAGCCCGTGCACTGGGTCCATGGCATCCGCAGGAGTTCATGGCCGAATGCGTCGAGACCGTTCCCGAGGCCGGCGCCATGATGACCTTCGTGTTCCGCCGATGCGACGGCGCGCCTTTGGCGTTCCGTGCCGGCCAGTACGTGAACGTCGCATTTCCCGTGAATGGCGAGGACCAGGAACCGGTGGACCGCAGCTACTCGCTGTCCAGCTCGCCCACCGAGCCGTGGACCTTCAGCATCACCGTCAAGTGCGACCCCACGGGACTGGTCTCGCCCTGGGTGCACGAGAACGTCAAACCCGGCACCGTTCTTGAGATGCTGGGACCGGTGGGAGCATTCCACCTCCCAGATGCCGACCGACGTGCACGGTATCTCCTGCTTGCCGCCGGCGCAGGCATCACGCCCATCATGTCCATGGTGCGGACCATCCATTCCCTGCCCGGACACGCCGATGTTGTGGTGCTCTACCACGGCTCGGATCCTGGAGGCTTTGCCTTCCACCGGGAATTGGCCTATATCGCCTCCGTGGACTCGCGCGTCAAGGTCTACTACTCCCTCGGTGACCGCAGCGTGCCGGAGGGATGGGAAGGGCTCCGTGGAAGGCTGACGGCGGCCACGCTCGAGGAGGTGGCCCCCGACGCCAACGGCCGCCAGGTGTACGCATGTGGTCCCGAGGGTTACCTGAACACGGCCACCGAGCTGCTCAAGAAGGTCGGCGTCGACGACACTTCCATTTACATGGAGTTCTTCTCGGGAGACCGCCAGACGCTCCTTGAATACCAGGCGGAGGTAGCACTTGCAGCCGACGTCGCGGAGGAAATCGCCGAGGAGATCTCCGAATCCGCCGAGGACTACTTTGAAAGCCAGCCCGCCGCGTTCGGGCTCTACGAGCCTGGCTACGACGCTGACGGGACTCTGCAGGCCTCCGGCATGCCGCTGGAAATCGCCGACCCGGACACGCCCGGCTCCGACCCCTCCGCCGACAGCCCGGGCGGTGAGCCGGAAGCCGGTTCCCCTGATGCCTCGAGCTTCGACACGGTGGGAACAGGCAGCCTCACCATGTCCTTCATGCGTACCGGCATCAATGTGCGGATCGACCCCACCGAGCGCATCCTCGAGGTGGCCCAGCGTGCGGGCGTCAGGATCGGCGCGAACTGCAAGGAAGGCATGTGCGGCTCCTGCAAGGTCGTCAAGCTTTCAGGGGAGATCGAGATGAACCACCAGGGCGGGATCCGGGCGCGGGAAATCTCTGCGGGCAAGTTCCTGCCCTGCTGCTCCACCGCGCAGACGGACCTGGTGATCGATGCCTGA